In Crassostrea angulata isolate pt1a10 chromosome 6, ASM2561291v2, whole genome shotgun sequence, a genomic segment contains:
- the LOC128190102 gene encoding uncharacterized protein LOC128190102 — MQCSFVGRCELDCSEEIQHLVNFSSDQVCIILSEVGLKPCVAFAKYNNYQICTSHFNFYLKSNTKRSRRKLCQIPSLLSSHPHIDNTREDGLRSLPIRTHIKSASRGLKESDIIHLISHAGITLPVNTPCCTMCLKKIREEHENEEDHYMECSTSDKDKQLQQATSTETEGSYLSEAREPPSITVSILKK, encoded by the exons ATGCAATGCAGCTTTGTTGGGAGATGTGAATTAGACTGCTCTGAAGAAATACAGCATCTCGTGAATTTCAGCTCGGATCaagtttgtattattttatctgAAGTAGGCCTAAAACCTTGTGTTGCATTCGCTAAATACAACAACTATCAAATATGCACGAGccattttaacttttatttgaaatcaaatacaaaacGATCAAGAAGGAAGCTGTGTCAAATCCCAAGTTTGCTAAGCTCCCACCCTCACATAGACAACACCAGAGAAGATGGACTTAGATCTCTTCCTATTCGTACGCATATAAAAAGTGCAAGCAGGGGATTAAAGGAGAGTGATATCATCCATTTGATTAGTCATGCTGGTATAACACTACCTGTGAATACAC CATGCTGTACCATGTGTCTTAAGAAAATAAGAGAGGAACATGAGAATGAAGAGGATCATTACATGGAGTGTTCAACATCAGACAAAGACAAG CAACTGCAGCAAGCTACTTCCACTGAGACGGAAGGGTCTTACCTCTCAGAAGCAAGGGAGCCACCTAGCATTACAGTAAGTATTCTCAAAAAGTAA